A portion of the Deltaproteobacteria bacterium genome contains these proteins:
- a CDS encoding cupin domain-containing protein, translating to MVGYVTNIERDTLANQDYRRVLFTGRHTQLVLMTLQPGDEIGLEVHEEHDQFIRVEAGTGQVVLNGEEHRLADGVAVVIPAGVEHNVVNTSPDQPLRLYTLYSPPEHPDGTRHRTKADEPAGH from the coding sequence GTGGTCGGATACGTGACGAACATCGAGCGCGACACGCTCGCGAACCAGGACTATCGCCGCGTGCTCTTCACGGGACGCCATACGCAGCTCGTCCTGATGACGCTCCAGCCGGGAGACGAGATCGGCCTCGAGGTCCACGAGGAGCACGATCAGTTCATCCGGGTCGAGGCCGGGACCGGCCAGGTCGTGCTGAACGGAGAGGAGCACCGCCTCGCCGACGGCGTCGCCGTGGTGATCCCGGCAGGCGTCGAGCACAACGTCGTCAACACGTCGCCGGACCAGCCGCTGCGGCTCTACACGCTCTACAGCCCGCCGGAGCACCCGGACGGAACGCGCCACCGGACCAAGGCCGACGAGCCGGCGGGACACTGA